A genomic window from Oryctolagus cuniculus chromosome 12, mOryCun1.1, whole genome shotgun sequence includes:
- the LRRC57 gene encoding leucine-rich repeat-containing protein 57 isoform X2, giving the protein MGNSGLRAHVETAQKTGVFQLKDRGLTEFPSDLQKLTSNLRTIDLSNNKIESLPPLLMGKFTLLKSLSLNNNKLTVLPDELCNLKKLETLSLNNNHLKELPSTFGQLSALKTLSLSGNQLGTLPPQLCSLRHLDVVDLSKNQIRSIPDIVGELQVIELNLNQNQISQISVRISCCPRLKVLRLEENCLELSMLPQSILSDSQICLLAVEGNLFEIKKLRELEGYDKYMERFTATKKKFA; this is encoded by the exons ATGGGAAACAGTGGCCTCCGCGCTCATGTGGAAACAGCGCAGAAAACTGGTGTCTTTCAGCTTAAGGACCGCGGGCTGACCGAG TTCCCCTCGGACTTGCAGAAGCTGACGAGCAATCTCAGGACCATCGACTTGTCCAACAACAAGATCGAGAGCCTGCCTCCTCTGCTGATGGGGAAGTTCACCCTGCTGAAGAGCCTCTCCCTGAACAACAACAAACTGA ctGTTCTGCCTGATGAGTTATGCAATCTGAAAAAACTGGAGACGCTAAGCCTAAACAACAATCACCTGAAAGAGCTGCCCTCCACCTTTGGGCAACTCTCTGCCCTCAAGACCCTGAGCCTGTCCGGGAACCAGCTGGGAACACTACCACCCCAACTTTGTAGCCTTCGACACCTGGATGTAGTGGATCTCTCCAAGAACCAGATTCGGAGTATACCTGACATAGTGGGGGAACTGCAAGTCATCGAACTCAATCTCAACCAGAACCAG ATATCTCAGATCTCGGTAAGGATATCTTGCTGTCCACGTCTCAAAGTTCTTCGCCTGGAAGAGAATTGCCTTGAGCTCAGCATGCTTCCACAAAGCATCCTCAGTGATTCCCAGATCTGTCTGCTTGCTGTGGAAGGCAatctttttgaaataaagaaacttCGAGAACTGGAAGGCTACGATAAG TACATGGAGAGGTTCACAGCCACCAAGAAGAAGTTTGCATGA
- the LRRC57 gene encoding leucine-rich repeat-containing protein 57 isoform X1, with amino-acid sequence MTSQGVPARAEAPGKHLRQARVPGLPLRSSPAAELKDLSLGGARMGNSGLRAHVETAQKTGVFQLKDRGLTEFPSDLQKLTSNLRTIDLSNNKIESLPPLLMGKFTLLKSLSLNNNKLTVLPDELCNLKKLETLSLNNNHLKELPSTFGQLSALKTLSLSGNQLGTLPPQLCSLRHLDVVDLSKNQIRSIPDIVGELQVIELNLNQNQISQISVRISCCPRLKVLRLEENCLELSMLPQSILSDSQICLLAVEGNLFEIKKLRELEGYDKYMERFTATKKKFA; translated from the exons ATGACGTCACAGGGCGTTCCCGCCCGGGCGGAAGCCCCTGGAAAGCATCTTAGACAAGCTCGGGTCCCGGGTCTTCCCCTGCGGAGCAGTCCGGCTGCTGAGCTGAA GGACCTGAGCCTCGGCGGCGCCAGAATGGGAAACAGTGGCCTCCGCGCTCATGTGGAAACAGCGCAGAAAACTGGTGTCTTTCAGCTTAAGGACCGCGGGCTGACCGAG TTCCCCTCGGACTTGCAGAAGCTGACGAGCAATCTCAGGACCATCGACTTGTCCAACAACAAGATCGAGAGCCTGCCTCCTCTGCTGATGGGGAAGTTCACCCTGCTGAAGAGCCTCTCCCTGAACAACAACAAACTGA ctGTTCTGCCTGATGAGTTATGCAATCTGAAAAAACTGGAGACGCTAAGCCTAAACAACAATCACCTGAAAGAGCTGCCCTCCACCTTTGGGCAACTCTCTGCCCTCAAGACCCTGAGCCTGTCCGGGAACCAGCTGGGAACACTACCACCCCAACTTTGTAGCCTTCGACACCTGGATGTAGTGGATCTCTCCAAGAACCAGATTCGGAGTATACCTGACATAGTGGGGGAACTGCAAGTCATCGAACTCAATCTCAACCAGAACCAG ATATCTCAGATCTCGGTAAGGATATCTTGCTGTCCACGTCTCAAAGTTCTTCGCCTGGAAGAGAATTGCCTTGAGCTCAGCATGCTTCCACAAAGCATCCTCAGTGATTCCCAGATCTGTCTGCTTGCTGTGGAAGGCAatctttttgaaataaagaaacttCGAGAACTGGAAGGCTACGATAAG TACATGGAGAGGTTCACAGCCACCAAGAAGAAGTTTGCATGA